The nucleotide window CGGCGGTTTTACGCAGGCCAGTCCCCGGGCTTCCCCGACCGCCACGTCCCCATCTTTGTCCAGTTATGGTAGCGCTCCGCACCCCCGTCCCTCGATGACTTCCCATCCGTCGGGATACGGTCCTCCGCAGCCTCTTGAGCCGCCCGCCAACAACGACCACCGGCCCAATAGCGTTAGCGGAAGCCCGCACATGACCAGCCTCGgttggccttctccttcgcatGCCAGCATCCCGTCGCCTGGCTCGGCAACCGACTTCTATCCTGAAACTAGCGGGCCCGCATATCCGAGCGCCATGCCCCCTCACATGTACTTCCCCAACTCGACCATCCGGCGGCCCACGAGCACTGAACCGGATGGCTATGATCTGAAGCACAAGATGGAGAGCGCCTGGTCGACTCCGGTCTAAATATGGGTAGTGGACTAAACTCTCCAGCAGACGGCAGGGCCGCTAATGGAGAGTTGCTGTCCTTCTACGCCATTTAGCATAACGTCTAGTATCCTCTGAAGATGCTAGGCGGATATAAGATATTTCCTTTGTTAATTTCTgtttatttcctttgttaTATCGGTCTGTTCCAGCATTGTTCATTCCTCGTGTTCTACATCATGGCATACATCTTTTGGATATTTGATATACCGTCATCTTTGCATTTCCCAGTGTGGGTCACCAGCGCTGGAAGGAGTCCGGGCTAGCTGATTTGTCGCGTGCGCAGGATCCGAGTTGTCCGCTCTGTTCCATTCTGTTGTTCCTTTTGTGTCTAATGTGCGATACGACCACCAGGACGAAGCATAAAATATAGAGAGGTGGAAAAGGTGTCATGGCTCGGTCGGAATGGGGTTTGGGAATTCGGGGTCTTGGTCTGGTTTATGCTTATTattccatcgtcatcatctgtGCATATGTTCTATACCtattctttttcctcttgtaCCCCCCCGCATCATCGTGTTGTTCTATTCGTTGTTTCCTTATTTTCCTTTGTGTGATAATCCCTTTAACGGCCTCTTacccttttttatttattacccAGGTGTAGATGAACCTGTTCCTTGTCATGTATGATAGACTTaacctactactaccatagtatactacttacaCTACTAAATGTACATCGATCGATCGCTACTGTGGAAATGCATTCACTCACTGCAGTAGATATTCATTTCACCCACGAAAgcggaaggggaaaaaaaaaaggaaacaaaacaCTCTCGGAACTACTTTCCATACTCTCACCTGATTGACCTGCTCATTCCTACCCAACATCCGAGCCCTCATCAACTAGAGCTCAAGAGCTCATTTAACCTGAAACACCCACTAGCAAGGTTCTTCCCGGTTGATGACGTACCTCCTCGCCTCGGCTCCGGCAGCAACTAACTACTATCGAGACGGGTATGAGCTCATAGATGCCTTAGGCACAACGTGAGATAGATGGAGATATCTCTGCCTGAGGTTATGATAGAATACTGCCACGCAGCACCGCCTATTTTAATAGAATCTCAGATGAGAAGTTTGGGGAGAATGGTATGTATGGTtttgtggttggttggttgattgattaaCTAGTGGATTTGTCATAGGTATAGTGAATGAAGGGGATATATCCAGTCTCTTTTTAGCTAATCTGACTCTTAATTGAATGACTGAAGGGGATGACATCGCTTGAAAGTGGAAGTATGAATTGAGTATGTGGATTGTGTATGCTTATACGAGTTGCTGTATGGGACAGACGGTAAAAGGGATGAGGTTACTCGGTGGTGTGATCCGGCCGGCCTGCTATTGTGAATGTAATTGTAATGGTGTGATGAATGAGAAAGTGTGAGTGAGTATTAAGTATGTAGGGTATGGTGTAATCAATACGGCAAGCCGGTGGTATTCAATGCTCCTCCCATGCCTGCTGGAACTCCGGGAACAGCAGAGGCTGGACAAGAGCATACGGGTGCGGGCGAAGTATGTCCGAGGGCTCGGGAGAGGATGGTAGTGATTGTTGAGGATGCACCGTTCTCGCGGGCGGAGAGGAGGCCGAAGCGGAGGAAGActtcggaggtggtgacgaggatggagatgatgatgaggacgatgatgatccaGGTTTGATCTGTGGGTTGTTAGTTTGGTTATACATTTCATGATAGGGGATGGCATACGCGAGGTTCTGTTGTCGGCGATCGAATCGGAGAGAATTTCAGCCAGGTCAAGGAAGACACGGCAGCGTTCGTTGAGTACTTGAATTCGGGGCTTGATTTCGAGGTATTCCCGAACGGCAATGTAGAGTGGGTAGAGAGTAGGCTCGCTTTCCCAGAAGAAGTTGGGGACGTCGAGCATATTGGATGCTGTGAGAATTAGAAGGTTATCCAGCTTATGGTTCGAGGGTGTCACTTACAGAGGTTCACTTCCACCCGACTCTTGAACAGACTACCCAGGATCCGGAATACTTCGTCTCGCTTCATTCCTAAGTTGCCGGTCATGGCGAGTCGGCGAGGGACGTCCTTGGCCTCGGCCATCTGGCGAGCCATAACTTCCTCAAAGAAGCAGAGCTTGGTACTTTGAGCGATGCCATGACTGATAGCTAGCTTGATCATGTGGTCGCCACTGCGCAGAGTGATCATGTCGTTGTAGACACGTGGGCGTTTGATTTCGGTCGAATATTCGAAATGGAACTCCTCTGTTTCAAAGTCCTCCTCTTGCAATGGCATGGTAGCCAGCGGGATAGGGGATCCCGTTGCGGACGACGTCGCAAACGCCAAATCAGCCAGCAGATccttctcttgcttctcGGTGAAATTCCAAAACACGACAACTCCGTAGCTGAAGACAAACATCTCCGCCACATTATATGATAGTCTCGACGACGCCGTTGAGCCAGCAGTCGGGCCCGGCTGGCTATGGGCCGTACCTTGACCAAACTGTTCCCTCGAGCCAGAACCAGCATGATCCTCTTCACCAGCTTGATGCGATTCATGCGGGTGCGGACCATGCTCATGACGCCCCCCAAACACCGAATGCTCCTCTGCCTCCGGCATATAATCCTCATGATGATCTCGCAGCTCATTCCGCTCAATCTCCTCGTCAAGCAGCGACTTGCCACCCGGCTTCTTCAGCACCGGACTACTCCTCAACCTATACCCTTCATGCCCAGGCAACAACGGCAAATGATACGCCGTATACAAACAATCATCATAGAGCTTCGTCTTTCCGCCATGCCTCTCCTTCACAAACGACGCCAACGAGCTCATCTTATAAGCCTGCGCCGTACAATACGCCGTCACTCTGGCCAATTTCTCCGCGCGCCGCGCCTTCGGCAACCTCTCCGCATAGctcttggccttctccggAGcgaccttcctcctcttcatcacctcctcctccgccaacaacGGCGCGATCTCATTATCGACGCCGAAATCCCCatcgagcttcttctgcgccaGTAACGTCTGCCTCACCGAATCCGGGTCAAGATTCTTATCCTTCGCGATCTTCTGCACGAACTCTTcgtccaccatctcctcatcctcctcttccccttcctcttcctcgcgcAATTCGTCCCCGGCCTCCGGCAGAAGCACCAGCTTCTCACTGACTTTTGTTGTACGTGGGGGCAGTCGCGGCTGCGCTGCAAGTCGCTTCATGGACGCTGCTGTGCTGACCGCACTGCTTCCTCCGGTGGAGGAGCCCGCTCCGCCAGCACCGATTAAGCCGCCCGCGGCGGAAGCGAGACGGGAGCGCGGCCGCGCCCGGACGCCGCCTTGGGGTGGATGGCGCTGCTGCATGGAGGGGACGTCGGAGGTGTATTGGAGGACATTGTCGACTGTGATGAAACGGGTTGCGGGGGAGCGGCGACGACGGGGTTGAGTGGTTTGTTGGTCTCGGGAGTCGGTcacctggatgatgatgggcgTGGTTAGTATAAGTTTTCGGTATAGATTGCGCCGGAGTGAGGGGGGGCAGGCAGGGGGGGAAATGGATGCTCACCAGGACATGAGGACTCCTTTGGCTTGGGCCACGCCCTCTGGCAGGGGTC belongs to Aspergillus luchuensis IFO 4308 DNA, chromosome 3, nearly complete sequence and includes:
- a CDS encoding RMD1 family protein (COG:S;~EggNog:ENOG410PG42;~InterPro:IPR003734;~PFAM:PF02582;~TransMembrane:1 (o584-603i)), giving the protein MTPARGRGPSQRSPHVLVTDSRDQQTTQPRRRRSPATRFITVDNVLQYTSDVPSMQQRHPPQGGVRARPRSRLASAAGGLIGAGGAGSSTGGSSAVSTAASMKRLAAQPRLPPRTTKVSEKLVLLPEAGDELREEEEGEEEDEEMVDEEFVQKIAKDKNLDPDSVRQTLLAQKKLDGDFGVDNEIAPLLAEEEVMKRRKVAPEKAKSYAERLPKARRAEKLARVTAYCTAQAYKMSSLASFVKERHGGKTKLYDDCLYTAYHLPLLPGHEGYRLRSSPVLKKPGGKSLLDEEIERNELRDHHEDYMPEAEEHSVFGGRHEHGPHPHESHQAGEEDHAGSGSREQFGQGTAHSQPGPTAGSTASSRLSYNVAEMFVFSYGVVVFWNFTEKQEKDLLADLAFATSSATGSPIPLATMPLQEEDFETEEFHFEYSTEIKRPRVYNDMITLRSGDHMIKLAISHGIAQSTKLCFFEEVMARQMAEAKDVPRRLAMTGNLGMKRDEVFRILGSLFKSRVEVNLSSNMLDVPNFFWESEPTLYPLYIAVREYLEIKPRIQVLNERCRVFLDLAEILSDSIADNRTSHQTWIIIVLIIISILVTTSEVFLRFGLLSARENGASSTITTILSRALGHTSPAPVCSCPASAVPGVPAGMGGALNTTGLPY